A stretch of the Bacteroidota bacterium genome encodes the following:
- a CDS encoding cold-shock protein — protein sequence MKKGKLKFYNRFKGFGLITDFETGAEYNVSPSGIGDSSIKDGDNVIFEVTEGRNGQNAVEIRPDVFTLNT from the coding sequence ATGAAAAAAGGAAAACTGAAATTCTATAACCGCTTTAAAGGGTTCGGGCTGATTACCGATTTTGAAACAGGCGCTGAGTATAATGTGAGCCCTTCCGGAATAGGAGATAGTAGTATAAAAGATGGCGACAATGTTATTTTTGAAGTTACCGAAGGAAGGAACGGGCAGAACGCAGTAGAAATACGGCCCGATGTTTTCACGCTGAATACATAG
- a CDS encoding cold-shock protein: protein MEKGTVKFYNEAKGFGFIKRENGQDIFVHSSGIIDKIHENDNVTFEVAEGKKGPNAVNVKLA, encoded by the coding sequence ATGGAAAAAGGAACAGTAAAGTTTTACAATGAAGCAAAAGGTTTTGGCTTCATTAAAAGAGAAAATGGACAAGATATATTTGTTCACTCTTCAGGCATCATAGATAAAATCCACGAGAACGACAATGTAACGTTTGAAGTTGCCGAAGGCAAGAAAGGACCCAACGCAGTGAATGTAAAACTGGCGTAG
- a CDS encoding acyl-CoA desaturase, which yields MQTIQFERDKSQFMSTLRKNVNEYFKSKGISTKGNWKTVLKTAAMLAIYLTPFILMFTVNMFGWMIFPLAVIMGIGMAGTGMAVMHDGLHGSSSKKNWLNNLSGSTIYMLGSTSINWKVQHNMLHHTFTNIHEMDEDIESKSALRLSVHAPLKKIHRYQYIYAFFLYSLMIVRKLVNDFAQFARYRRQGFIQQQNAKPKLEYAKLISSKLIFFFTAIGLPLLFSGFAWWLVILGFITMLCTGGFIMAIVFQMAHVVEATEQPLPTSEGNMENEWAIHQLMTTSNFSRNSSVLNWFLGGLNFQIEHHLFPNICHIHYRKISYIVERTALEFGLPYNMIPSFAGAIASHTRMLKMLGRKK from the coding sequence ATGCAGACAATACAATTCGAAAGAGATAAATCGCAGTTCATGTCCACTCTCCGGAAAAATGTAAATGAATATTTTAAATCAAAAGGAATATCTACAAAAGGAAACTGGAAAACAGTTCTCAAAACAGCAGCAATGCTCGCCATTTATCTTACTCCATTTATTTTAATGTTCACAGTAAATATGTTTGGATGGATGATTTTTCCGCTCGCGGTGATTATGGGAATCGGAATGGCAGGAACCGGAATGGCAGTGATGCACGATGGGCTTCACGGCTCTTCTTCAAAAAAGAACTGGCTGAATAATTTATCCGGCAGCACCATTTATATGCTGGGCTCCACTTCCATAAATTGGAAAGTGCAGCACAACATGCTTCATCACACATTTACAAACATTCATGAAATGGATGAAGACATTGAATCAAAATCAGCCCTGCGTTTATCGGTGCATGCACCATTGAAAAAAATTCATCGTTACCAATACATCTACGCTTTTTTTCTTTACAGCTTAATGATTGTGCGAAAACTTGTAAATGATTTTGCCCAGTTTGCCCGGTACCGAAGGCAAGGATTCATACAGCAGCAAAATGCGAAACCGAAATTGGAATATGCAAAACTCATCAGCTCAAAACTTATTTTCTTTTTCACTGCAATTGGTCTGCCGCTTTTATTTTCCGGCTTCGCTTGGTGGCTGGTCATTCTCGGGTTCATCACCATGCTTTGCACAGGCGGATTTATTATGGCAATAGTTTTTCAAATGGCGCATGTGGTGGAAGCAACGGAGCAGCCGCTTCCGACTTCCGAAGGAAACATGGAAAACGAATGGGCTATTCACCAGTTGATGACTACTTCAAACTTTTCCAGAAATAGTTCCGTGCTGAATTGGTTTCTCGGAGGATTAAATTTTCAGATTGAACACCATTTGTTTCCGAACATCTGCCATATTCATTACCGGAAAATTTCTTACATCGTGGAGCGCACTGCGCTGGAATTTGGTCTTCCTTATAATATGATACCGTCTTTTGCAGGCGCCATTGCTTCCCATACGCGCATGTTGAAAATGCTCGGAAGAAAAAAATAA
- a CDS encoding DEAD/DEAH box helicase produces MTFENLNLIPQILHALKAKGYTVPTAIQHKAIPHILEGKDIFGSAQTGTGKTAAFAVPILQQLYLSKEKNQRGIKTLILAPTRELAQQISDSFRDYGKGLHLRHTVIYGGVSQRPQTEALRSGVDIVIATPGRLLDLMNQGYVRLDLVKFFVLDEVDRMLDMGFINDIKKIITKLPQKKQTLFFSATLPAEIKKLADGLLHQPVTVQTDPVSSTAVNVKQFVYFVPKEQKKPLLTTILAKEPQHHTLIFTRTKRGADRLVKNLLADGMRAESIHGDKSQGARQRALQQFKTRKINLLVATDVASRGLDITDITHVINFDLPEEAEVYVHRIGRTGRAGATGTAISFCAHDERYLMKDINKLSGNKIETLHTPKLEISHSPQKVYSTSVHHTSYTHEKPEHSHSSHSHGQRSHHPKEKIHSHNEDSQHSTHQKEGVHSSGENNHEKKKFFRPRKKKWHNKWQGKRSSHAPR; encoded by the coding sequence ATGACATTTGAAAATTTGAATCTCATCCCGCAAATCCTTCATGCGCTGAAGGCAAAGGGATACACCGTGCCCACTGCCATCCAGCACAAAGCAATTCCGCATATACTGGAAGGAAAAGATATTTTCGGCTCGGCACAAACAGGAACAGGAAAGACAGCAGCATTTGCAGTTCCCATTCTTCAGCAACTTTATTTAAGCAAAGAAAAAAATCAGCGCGGAATAAAAACTCTCATTCTCGCTCCCACGCGCGAACTTGCGCAGCAAATCAGCGATAGCTTTCGTGATTACGGAAAAGGATTGCACCTGCGCCATACTGTAATTTACGGAGGAGTGAGCCAGCGCCCGCAAACCGAAGCGCTACGCTCGGGAGTTGATATTGTGATTGCAACCCCGGGACGATTGCTCGATTTAATGAATCAGGGCTACGTGCGCCTTGACCTTGTAAAATTTTTCGTGCTCGATGAAGTGGATAGAATGCTCGATATGGGTTTCATCAACGATATCAAAAAAATAATTACAAAACTCCCGCAGAAAAAACAAACATTATTTTTCTCTGCCACGCTTCCTGCGGAAATAAAAAAACTTGCCGATGGTCTTTTGCATCAGCCGGTAACTGTGCAAACCGATCCTGTATCTTCCACCGCGGTAAATGTGAAACAGTTTGTTTATTTCGTTCCGAAAGAACAAAAGAAACCGCTGCTCACAACCATTCTCGCCAAAGAACCGCAGCATCACACGCTTATTTTCACGCGTACAAAACGCGGAGCCGACCGTTTGGTGAAAAATCTTTTGGCAGATGGAATGAGAGCCGAATCCATTCACGGAGATAAATCACAGGGCGCAAGGCAAAGAGCATTACAGCAATTCAAGACAAGAAAAATAAATCTGCTCGTTGCAACTGATGTGGCTTCGCGCGGATTGGATATTACAGACATCACGCACGTAATTAATTTTGATTTGCCCGAAGAAGCCGAAGTATATGTGCACCGCATTGGCAGAACGGGCAGGGCAGGAGCAACAGGAACAGCAATTTCTTTTTGCGCGCACGATGAACGTTATTTGATGAAAGACATCAATAAATTATCCGGAAATAAAATTGAAACGCTGCATACTCCTAAACTGGAAATATCTCACAGCCCGCAGAAGGTTTATTCTACATCCGTCCATCATACTTCTTATACTCACGAAAAGCCGGAACATTCTCATAGCAGCCATTCTCATGGTCAGAGAAGCCATCATCCGAAAGAAAAAATACATTCTCATAACGAAGATTCACAACACAGCACTCATCAGAAAGAAGGAGTGCATTCATCCGGTGAAAACAATCATGAGAAAAAGAAATTCTTCCGTCCAAGAAAAAAGAAATGGCATAACAAGTGGCAGGGAAAGCGCAGCAGCCACGCACCACGTTAG